The genomic window AGTTCGGCTACGGGTTGGGCGGTCGAGGCGATACCGGATTGCTAAGGCCTTGGTCGCACAGCTCCTCGGCCAACAACTGGCCGGCTTTGTGGTGGCCCGCCACGTTCCAGTGCCCGCTGCCCAGGGCCGTATTTTCGAAACCGTGAAAATAAATCTGCTCCGCTTCGGCATCCGCCTGCATGCGGTCGGTCAGCAAGATCACCGGAAAGCCGTGTTGTTGGCCCAAAGCCTGCAGACGTCGCTCGGGATATTTTAAGTCGTCCACGCCCAGTCGTTCGGCCAACTCGATAGCTTGCGAGGGATCGGGATCGACCTGGACCGCGGCGGTCACCGCCATCACGGCAAACGCGGCCCGGTGCGCGGCCGCTTCGCGTTGCATCTCCACGATCAAACGATCGGTCACCTCCCAGGCCTGCTCCCAGGGCCCGGCGGGCGGCAGATAGACCGCCGCGTCCAACCCCACTTCGACATCCGGCGAGTTGCCAGCCTGTTCCGTGGCCGCTTGTTCTGCTGCCGTTTGGGCTGCCGCTCGTCGCCGGGCGTCGCGCCACTGGTAGACCAGACCGCACAGGCGGATGTGTTGAATCAAAAAATGCTTGCCGCGAATCCAGGCCGAGTTGTGAAACCGCCGCGGTCCGTCGGCCGACAACATCGCCGAACGGTCCAACACCAGCTCGTCATCGCGCAGTTCGTAGAACGGCCGGTAGGTTTCCGGTTCCAATTGCTTGGAGTTATTCCGCACATCGTTGTAAGGCAGGAAAGCCAGCAGGATCATGTCGGGTTGGAAATCCCACACCCGCTGTCGCAGGGTTATTAACTCCTGCGCGGTACCGTACCCGGAGACGCCAAAGTTAAGGCATTCGACGTGGCGCGGGCCGGCGGCCTGACACGCGTTCAACTGCGTTTCGGCAACGGACCAAAACGTCTGCTCGATTTCCACTTGCACCGCTTCCGCGTACGAATCCCCCAGCACGGCGATGCGAAACACGTCGGGGTCTTTCTGTTTGGTGACCGCGGTATCACGCATGCCATGCGCGTTGGTGGTCACGTACACCCGGCCCTCGTTGACTTGCCATCCCGCAAAATCGGGGGACAGCCGCATCCCACACTGCTCGTCGAACTCGTACAGCAAGCCAGGCGGCACGCCCAAGCCCAGCACCCGTAAGCCGGCTTCGCAAATCAGCAAACCCACGCACAGGCTGATTGCCAGCAACAGCAAGCGTTTACTGAAAGCGGAACGTCGTCGCAAGAAGCCGCGTACCCGGCCGGACTGCGGTTTCAATGTGGGCATCGATTCATCCGTTGGCCCGGTCCCCAAAACAGCGAGCGTTCTTTAAATTGGCGGCCGTATTATAGCCGCAAGCCGCACGCCTTTCGACTCTTCCGAACCGCTTCCGCGGCCCACTGCATCCCTCTTAATACCTGTCCTAGTTTTAAAATCTTTCCAAATTCAAAACCTTCTGGCGAGTACCTGTCATGACACAGTTTCGAACCGAACACGACTCCATGGGCGACGTGCAAGTACCCGCCGACGCGTACTACGGTGCCCAAACGCAGCGGGCGGTCGAAAATTTCCCGATCAGTGGTTGGCGGTTGCCGGCTGCCATGATTTCAGCCATGGGGCTGGTCAAGTTGGCCTGCGCGACGGCCAATCGCGATCTGGGCAAACTCACCGGCTCGGGCAAAAATCCGCTCGATGACCGCTCGGTCGATTGTTTGTTACAGGCGGCACGTGAAGTCGCCGAGGGTGGTTTGGCCGATCAGTTTCCGATCGACGTGTTCCAAACCGGCAGCGGCACCAGCAGCAACATGAACGTCAACGAAGTGATCAGCAATCGGGCGATCGAAATTGCCGGTGGCGATCGCATGGAAACCACCAAAAGCATCCACCCCAACGACCACGTCAACATGGGGCAGAGCACCAATGACACCTTCCCCACGGCGATCCACGTGGCCGTGGCCCAGCAGATCCACACTCAACTGATTCCCGCGCTGCAAAAACTGCATAACAGTTTGGCGGCCAAAGCCAGCGAATGGGACAAGTTGATCAAGATCGGACGGACTCATCTGATGGACGCCACGCCGCTGCGTTTGGGTCAGGAATTCGGCGGTTTCGCGCGGCAGATCGAACTGTCCATCCAGCGTGCCCAACGCGCGGCCGATGCGGTATTGGAACTGCCCGTCGGCGGCACCGCCGTAGGCAGCGGCATCAATACGCATCCGGAATTCGGACGCCGTGTGGCCGAAGTGCTGGCGGAGGAAACCGGTCTGGCGTTTGTCGAAGCGGAGAATCATTTCGAAGCCAACGCCCAACGCGACGCCTTGGTCGAATCGCACGGGGCTCTCAAGTGCGTGGCTCAGACGCTGTTCAACGTGGCCAACAACATTCGCTGGTTGGGCAGCGGACCACGCTGTGGATTCTACGAAGTCCAATTGCCCAGTCGCCAACCCGGCAGCTCGATCATGCCCGGCAAAGTCAATCCAGTGATGTGCGAGTCGCTGATGCAGTTGGCCGCTCGAGTGGTTGGCAACGACGGCTGCATCACCATGAGCGGCGCCGCCGGTGGCAATTTTCAATTAAACATTATGATGCCGGTGATGGCGCAGACCACCTTGGAATCGATCCAGTTGCTGGCGTCTGGAGCCGATGCGTTTGTGGAATTCTGCGTCGCGGAAATGACGGCCAACGCCGATGTCTGTGAAGCCGCCGTGGAACAGAGTCTGTCGATGTGCACCAGCTTGAATCCGCTGATCGGCTATGAGCAAGCCGCCAAGCTGGCCAAAGAAGCCTTCAGCACCGGCAAGACGATCCGAGAACTGTGCTTGGAAAAAGGCGTCCTGGATGAGCAGGCGTTGCGTGAAGCGCTCGACCCCTGGTCGATGACCGAACCGCAAGCCTAGCGTCCAAACAGTTTATCGATGCCGCGATTCATCTGTTGCTGTAGATAGTTTTCCGCAGTTTGTTGACCGGCTTTCAACGCCATCTCGCTGACCGTTTGAGCGATGCCGGCCGTGTTCAGGCTCGGTCGGCTGAGCGTTCCGGCGATCGGCAGCGTGACCGTTTCACCGGCCAACGATTGCACGTCGCTGCCCAGCCAAGCGGCGTCCAATGGAACTTGCGCGACCAGGTTCAGGCGGCCGTCGATGGCCACGCTACCGCTGGTCAGCAAGCGGGCGTCATCGATCGTGAAATACATCCGCTGGTGCGAGACCACCGCATCCCGCAGTTCGAACTCCACGACCTGAGCGGGCATGGTCAGGAAGCGGCGTGTCCGCGTGACGGGCTGACTGGGCACCTGGCCGCGGCTGAGACTCTTCAGTTGGTCGACACCGGCGATCACCTGGTTGGCCAATGGTCCCGCGTTCAATTCCGCTCCTTGCACCGACAACTGACCGACCACCCGCGAGCGTGCGGCGTCGTCGGGCACGATCACACAACGACTCAGGTCCACACTGACGGTGCCTGCGACCTCGGTAGCGTCGGCGGCCAGCGGAGCCAGGTACTTCAGCCAGTTCCGCGCCATCTCCGGTTCCAGTCGAATGTTTTCGGCGAACCGTCCCGGCTGCTGTTCAATCCACAGACCATCCTGGCCGTAGTGCACCTGTCCATTCAGGTGCAATTGGCCCAGATCCATGGGGATGGTGGTGGGCGCGATCTGCGTAGCGGTTTCCGTAACTTTTAATTCAGCCGTACTGGCACCGAAGCGAATGCCCGCCAAGCTGCCTTGCTGCCAACCGATCGAGCCGCGGACGTCGACGGCCAGTTGTCCGTCGCTTTGTCGTTGCATCAGGATGTCCAGCGGCGCGATGTGCGTGCCTTCCAACTGGATGGTTTGACCGGTCAGCGTGGAGAGCCGTTGGGATGCGATGGGCATGTTCATTTCGCTGGGACCTTTGAGGCTGATTTCGCCCAGCATCTCGTTCCAGATCACGTGCCCATCGACGGTCGTGTTCAACCATTCGCTGGCGATCTGCACTTGGTCTGCGATCGCTCCACCGGTGTTGGCGTCGTAGCGAAACACGCCGCGCACCGAGGCCGTGGGTTCGGCCCAAATCGTGCTGGTCGTCTGCGGCCCGCGCACCGGTCCGACCAGATTGGCTGTCGCCGGATCGGCGGATTGCATGATCACCAGGTTTGCCGCCGACGCATCGGTATCGATCGACCACAGGTCGTCTTGGCCATGCAGCGTCGCGGAACCTTCGCAGCGACCGTACACGCGGTAGCCGGCCTGGGAAGCGGGCGCCGGAGGTCCGACGTAGTTGACTCGCTGGACGCCGCCGACTATCCGCCCCGGGACGTTGCCAGTCGGAACGCCAGCTTGCGCGACGGTCGGCAGCAGCGCATTTTGCATTCGCTGCAAATCCATTCTCCAGCCCAATTCCAGTTCCGTGGATGCGGCCGAAGAACGACCGGTGACGGCCAACGTGACCGCTTCGCCTTCGACCGTTAGCGTATCAACCACGATCGAACCGGCCGTCAGATCGCAGTCGCCGCCGAATCGAATTTTCATATAGGGCTGAGTAAACAGCTGTTGATTCCAAGCCCCCCGCGGCCGTTCCAGATCGATCGCGGCGGCGGTCAGTCGGCCGCCATTGCGGGTGACCTGGGCGGTCCACTCGCTGGCAAACGAACCGTCGATCGAATGCAGCTCCGCGGGCATCCAGGGTTGCACCAGGTCAACCAGGGCAAGACAGGAACCACGGCCTTTAATTTTCAGGGGCAGCGGATTGCCGGCGGCCGGTTCTCGAACCGGGCTCAGCAGCGTCGCTTCCCAGGTTTGTCCGTCACCTCGCATGGTCGCGGCCAACTGATTTAATTCCGCCAGCGTGTCGCCGGCCCACACGCCCGCGGCATCCACATGCGCGACCAGCGACGGTTGGCGGATGGTTTGGCCACCGGGCAGCTGCACGTTCAGCCCTTTAGCTTGCAGGTCGCCGTTCAGTTTCCATTGATTGCCGGCTCCGGCGGCCCAGCCGATATTGCCTTTGGCGGTGCCTCGCAATCCGGCGTCGGGCAGCTCGACCAGCGGTTGCAGCATGCTGGCCAAACGACTGAAGTCGACATCGAACTGGCCCGTTCCCGAGCGCAGGTCTCCCTGTCCCGAAGCGCTGCCAAAGGCGCTGCTCAATTCAATCCGCTCGGCCTTGGCGACGCCATTGCGAAGCACCATGGTGGCATTCGCGTTGAGCGGGTCGAGCACGATCGGGCGGCCACTGGCGCGGCCCCGAACGGGCGTGCTGCGGAGCGAGCAATGGGTGCGGTAGAAGCCGTCGGGGCTGGGACCGGATTCAATCTTGGCGGTGACCTGCCCGGCGGTGATGGTCGCTCCACTGCGAAGCGGCAGCAGACCGGGAGCCGCTTGGTCCAGTTTCGCCAGCTCGATCTCCGCCGTGCCCTGACCGCTGATCGTTTCCACCCAGGCCAGCGACAGGATCGAGGAATCGGGCAACGGAACCGTCCCGGTCATGGTGACCGAGCCAAAGTCGCTGGTGGCGTACAGTTGTTGGGTTTGGACCACGCCCTGCTGATAGACCAGCGATCCTTGCAAGCTGGCGAATTCGTTCTTCCAAGTCCGCTCGCCCAGCCGGGGATCGGCGGCCACCAGTTTGCGGACTTCGACCCCTTCAAACCGACCCGCCAACATCCCACTGGCGTACTGAGTCAAGTGAACCACGCCGCTGGCGTCGCCGGACATTTGTCTGGGCAGCGATTCCATGCGTTCGGGGAACCGGCGTTTGACCAGCGTCACGCCGTGCAGCGGCAGACTGCGCATCCGCAAGTCGGCCTGCCAGGCCGGTTGATCGGCCGCAAGCGACTGTGGATCGTGGGCCAGCACCGCACCTAATTCCAATGCGCCGTTGGCTCCCGAAGGATCGGTCACCACCGACGAGGCTTGAACCTCGATTTTGTCGGCTTTCATCGCCACGGTGGAACGGATGTTGCCGGCAAACCATGCCGTCCCACTATCGACATCGGTAACCGTCAAATTGACGTCGTGCACTTCGATCGTGGCCGTCATCGCTGCGTCACTGGAATCGCTTTCAAACAGCGCGGCCAGATCCTCTTCCAAACTGCTGCGGCCCTCGGCGACGGCCATCTCGGCCTGCACGCCGCGGACGGTAACCTGCCCCAAATCGCTCAGGGCCCCCAGGCAGTCCATCAGTTGCAGATTGGTTTCGATCGATTCGATATACGCTTTGGTTTCGCCCGATGCCCCGACAACTTCCACGCCATGCAGTTGCAGCGGAGTGATCCAGCCAAATTGCAGCGAGCGGGCGTTGACCTGCCAACCATACTCGGCCGCAGAGCGGGACAGGACGCCGTGACCGAGGCCCAATTGCGAGGCGATACTGGGCAGGGCCAACGTGACCACCGCCAATAACATCCCGCCGACCAATACCATGGTCCGTTTGCGACGCAACCGTTGCCCGCGCCGTAGCTGGGTTCGTTGACGCACAGACTGCAGAAAACGACTCGTCGACTTTCGGTCCACCATGACACGCTCGATTGCGAAAAGGGCTGCCGGCCAACAACAAGCGTTGGACGCTGGCGCAGTTTAGGCAAAAACGTGTCAAAACCCCAAGACAGGTTTTTCGTCACACCCGGCGAAGCACAAACAAGGCGTCTGTCAGGTCGTCGTCGATATCGCGAGCCGATTCGATGTCGTAATCGAAGTCGTAAACTTCGGCGATTTCAAAGCTTTCGACTTTAGCCAGCATTTTTTCCACCTGCGGCACGGTGTACAGCCGCAGATCAAAGTCGCTCTGGCAGCGAATCGTGCGAGCGGCCACCCGCGCCGTCGCGGTACGTCGCGCCGTCAACGTGGCCCGCATCTGCTCGCGGCGA from Roseimaritima ulvae includes these protein-coding regions:
- a CDS encoding SGNH/GDSL hydrolase family protein, whose product is MPTLKPQSGRVRGFLRRRSAFSKRLLLLAISLCVGLLICEAGLRVLGLGVPPGLLYEFDEQCGMRLSPDFAGWQVNEGRVYVTTNAHGMRDTAVTKQKDPDVFRIAVLGDSYAEAVQVEIEQTFWSVAETQLNACQAAGPRHVECLNFGVSGYGTAQELITLRQRVWDFQPDMILLAFLPYNDVRNNSKQLEPETYRPFYELRDDELVLDRSAMLSADGPRRFHNSAWIRGKHFLIQHIRLCGLVYQWRDARRRAAAQTAAEQAATEQAGNSPDVEVGLDAAVYLPPAGPWEQAWEVTDRLIVEMQREAAAHRAAFAVMAVTAAVQVDPDPSQAIELAERLGVDDLKYPERRLQALGQQHGFPVILLTDRMQADAEAEQIYFHGFENTALGSGHWNVAGHHKAGQLLAEELCDQGLSNPVSPRPPNP
- a CDS encoding class II fumarate hydratase, translating into MTQFRTEHDSMGDVQVPADAYYGAQTQRAVENFPISGWRLPAAMISAMGLVKLACATANRDLGKLTGSGKNPLDDRSVDCLLQAAREVAEGGLADQFPIDVFQTGSGTSSNMNVNEVISNRAIEIAGGDRMETTKSIHPNDHVNMGQSTNDTFPTAIHVAVAQQIHTQLIPALQKLHNSLAAKASEWDKLIKIGRTHLMDATPLRLGQEFGGFARQIELSIQRAQRAADAVLELPVGGTAVGSGINTHPEFGRRVAEVLAEETGLAFVEAENHFEANAQRDALVESHGALKCVAQTLFNVANNIRWLGSGPRCGFYEVQLPSRQPGSSIMPGKVNPVMCESLMQLAARVVGNDGCITMSGAAGGNFQLNIMMPVMAQTTLESIQLLASGADAFVEFCVAEMTANADVCEAAVEQSLSMCTSLNPLIGYEQAAKLAKEAFSTGKTIRELCLEKGVLDEQALREALDPWSMTEPQA
- a CDS encoding AsmA family protein, with the translated sequence MRQRTQLRRGQRLRRKRTMVLVGGMLLAVVTLALPSIASQLGLGHGVLSRSAAEYGWQVNARSLQFGWITPLQLHGVEVVGASGETKAYIESIETNLQLMDCLGALSDLGQVTVRGVQAEMAVAEGRSSLEEDLAALFESDSSDAAMTATIEVHDVNLTVTDVDSGTAWFAGNIRSTVAMKADKIEVQASSVVTDPSGANGALELGAVLAHDPQSLAADQPAWQADLRMRSLPLHGVTLVKRRFPERMESLPRQMSGDASGVVHLTQYASGMLAGRFEGVEVRKLVAADPRLGERTWKNEFASLQGSLVYQQGVVQTQQLYATSDFGSVTMTGTVPLPDSSILSLAWVETISGQGTAEIELAKLDQAAPGLLPLRSGATITAGQVTAKIESGPSPDGFYRTHCSLRSTPVRGRASGRPIVLDPLNANATMVLRNGVAKAERIELSSAFGSASGQGDLRSGTGQFDVDFSRLASMLQPLVELPDAGLRGTAKGNIGWAAGAGNQWKLNGDLQAKGLNVQLPGGQTIRQPSLVAHVDAAGVWAGDTLAELNQLAATMRGDGQTWEATLLSPVREPAAGNPLPLKIKGRGSCLALVDLVQPWMPAELHSIDGSFASEWTAQVTRNGGRLTAAAIDLERPRGAWNQQLFTQPYMKIRFGGDCDLTAGSIVVDTLTVEGEAVTLAVTGRSSAASTELELGWRMDLQRMQNALLPTVAQAGVPTGNVPGRIVGGVQRVNYVGPPAPASQAGYRVYGRCEGSATLHGQDDLWSIDTDASAANLVIMQSADPATANLVGPVRGPQTTSTIWAEPTASVRGVFRYDANTGGAIADQVQIASEWLNTTVDGHVIWNEMLGEISLKGPSEMNMPIASQRLSTLTGQTIQLEGTHIAPLDILMQRQSDGQLAVDVRGSIGWQQGSLAGIRFGASTAELKVTETATQIAPTTIPMDLGQLHLNGQVHYGQDGLWIEQQPGRFAENIRLEPEMARNWLKYLAPLAADATEVAGTVSVDLSRCVIVPDDAARSRVVGQLSVQGAELNAGPLANQVIAGVDQLKSLSRGQVPSQPVTRTRRFLTMPAQVVEFELRDAVVSHQRMYFTIDDARLLTSGSVAIDGRLNLVAQVPLDAAWLGSDVQSLAGETVTLPIAGTLSRPSLNTAGIAQTVSEMALKAGQQTAENYLQQQMNRGIDKLFGR